The following coding sequences are from one Salvia hispanica cultivar TCC Black 2014 chromosome 3, UniMelb_Shisp_WGS_1.0, whole genome shotgun sequence window:
- the LOC125216860 gene encoding ammonium transporter 1 member 2-like isoform X1: protein MTSTAADLLLLFGSGASSGRTKYIMLDATAGGISYYLFAFSGPSNSQWSAIGKTSVTTTLAKSTAALTTLFAKRLLEGHWNVIDVCHGLLGRIVAITSGCSVVEPWAAIICGFVASQGTLFANKAYVNEVVALEGCFSLGYLPTGPMSTRFIRECQIGLTACSWVVVSVTMAPLFLALHKLKLLRISSDDEMTTVMDVTNHHGLIRIKFCVYQE, encoded by the coding sequence ATGACCTCCACAGCCGCCGATCTCCTCTTACTCTTTGGTTCTGGCGCCAGCTCGGGCCGAACCAAGTACATCATGCTCGACGCCACTGCCGGAGGAATAAGCTACTACCTCTTTGCCTTTAGTGGGCCCTCCAACAGCCAGTGGAGTGCGATAGGCAAGACATCTGTCACGACCACATTGGCAAAAAGCACGGCTGCCTTGACCACCCTATTTGCGAAGAGGCTCTTGGAGGGGCATTGGAATGTGATTGACGTGTGCCATGGGTTGTTGGGACGGATTGTCGCAATCACCTCAGGGTGCTCTGTGGTTGAGCCATGGGCTGCAATTATATGCGGTTTTGTGGCATCTCAGGGTACTCTATTTGCCAACAAGGCTTATGTCAACGAGGTTGTGGCGCTTGAGGGTTGCTTTTCACTGGGCTATTTGCCAACAGGGCCTATGTCAACGAGGTTTATCCGGGAATGCCAAATAGGCCTTACGGCCTGCTCATGGGTGGTGGTCTCAGTCACAATGGCACCGCTGTTCTTGGCGCTCCACAAGTTGAAGTTGCTGAGGATTTCATCCGACGACGAAATGACCACCGTAATGGATGTAACCAACCATCATGGTTTgattagaataaaattttgtgtatatCAAGAATAG
- the LOC125216860 gene encoding ammonium transporter 1 member 2-like isoform X2, which produces MLDATAGGISYYLFAFSGPSNSQWSAIGKTSVTTTLAKSTAALTTLFAKRLLEGHWNVIDVCHGLLGRIVAITSGCSVVEPWAAIICGFVASQGTLFANKAYVNEVVALEGCFSLGYLPTGPMSTRFIRECQIGLTACSWVVVSVTMAPLFLALHKLKLLRISSDDEMTTVMDVTNHHGLIRIKFCVYQE; this is translated from the coding sequence ATGCTCGACGCCACTGCCGGAGGAATAAGCTACTACCTCTTTGCCTTTAGTGGGCCCTCCAACAGCCAGTGGAGTGCGATAGGCAAGACATCTGTCACGACCACATTGGCAAAAAGCACGGCTGCCTTGACCACCCTATTTGCGAAGAGGCTCTTGGAGGGGCATTGGAATGTGATTGACGTGTGCCATGGGTTGTTGGGACGGATTGTCGCAATCACCTCAGGGTGCTCTGTGGTTGAGCCATGGGCTGCAATTATATGCGGTTTTGTGGCATCTCAGGGTACTCTATTTGCCAACAAGGCTTATGTCAACGAGGTTGTGGCGCTTGAGGGTTGCTTTTCACTGGGCTATTTGCCAACAGGGCCTATGTCAACGAGGTTTATCCGGGAATGCCAAATAGGCCTTACGGCCTGCTCATGGGTGGTGGTCTCAGTCACAATGGCACCGCTGTTCTTGGCGCTCCACAAGTTGAAGTTGCTGAGGATTTCATCCGACGACGAAATGACCACCGTAATGGATGTAACCAACCATCATGGTTTgattagaataaaattttgtgtatatCAAGAATAG
- the LOC125216861 gene encoding ammonium transporter 1 member 2-like isoform X2 produces the protein MSCTAGLLPFFGSGAKLQPLSSAAALTLSPPDSQRRLTPSTPHVSSIFSIYGVIMQLGHAMLGAGSVRGKNPMNIVLISVLDAAAGRLSYYLFSFAAAERTQFVAYLIYSIFLTGFMYPVVSHWVWSRDGWAGAGKVDGNLLFISGAIDFSGSGVIHMVGGIAGL, from the exons ATGAGCTGCACAGCCGGGCTCCTCCCATTCTTTGGCTCCGGCGCCAAGCTGCAGCCTCTTTCATCTGCGGCCGCTTTGACATTGTCTCCACCAGACTCTCAGAGGCGACTTACGCCATCAACACCACACGTTTCTTCTATTTTCAGCATATATGGTGTCATCATGCAACTTGGCCACGCCATGCTAGGCGCCGGCTCGGTCAGAGGCAAGAACCCTATGAACATCGTCCTAATTAGTGTTCTTGACGCTGCTGCTGGAAGACTTAGCTACTACCTATTCAGCTTCGCCGCTGCAG AGAGGACTCAGTTTGTGGCgtatttgatatactccattttcCTCACTGGGTTCATGTATCCGGTGGTCTCGCATTGGGTCTGGTCTCGCGACGGTTGGGCCGGCGCGGGCAAAGTTGATGGGAACCTTCTCTTCATTTCAGGTGCCATCGACTTCTCCGGTTCAGGAGTGATCCACATGGTCGGTGGCATTGCCGGTTTATGA
- the LOC125216861 gene encoding ammonium transporter 1 member 2-like isoform X1, which translates to MSCTAGLLPFFGSGAKLQPLSSAAALTLSPPDSQRRLTPSTPHVSSIFSIYGVIMQLGHAMLGAGSVRGKNPMNIVLISVLDAAAGRLSYYLFSFAAAVITSETIAERTQFVAYLIYSIFLTGFMYPVVSHWVWSRDGWAGAGKVDGNLLFISGAIDFSGSGVIHMVGGIAGL; encoded by the exons ATGAGCTGCACAGCCGGGCTCCTCCCATTCTTTGGCTCCGGCGCCAAGCTGCAGCCTCTTTCATCTGCGGCCGCTTTGACATTGTCTCCACCAGACTCTCAGAGGCGACTTACGCCATCAACACCACACGTTTCTTCTATTTTCAGCATATATGGTGTCATCATGCAACTTGGCCACGCCATGCTAGGCGCCGGCTCGGTCAGAGGCAAGAACCCTATGAACATCGTCCTAATTAGTGTTCTTGACGCTGCTGCTGGAAGACTTAGCTACTACCTATTCAGCTTCGCCGCTGCAG TAATTACAAGCGAGACCATTGCAGAGAGGACTCAGTTTGTGGCgtatttgatatactccattttcCTCACTGGGTTCATGTATCCGGTGGTCTCGCATTGGGTCTGGTCTCGCGACGGTTGGGCCGGCGCGGGCAAAGTTGATGGGAACCTTCTCTTCATTTCAGGTGCCATCGACTTCTCCGGTTCAGGAGTGATCCACATGGTCGGTGGCATTGCCGGTTTATGA